The following are from one region of the Populus trichocarpa isolate Nisqually-1 chromosome 8, P.trichocarpa_v4.1, whole genome shotgun sequence genome:
- the LOC7457909 gene encoding dirigent protein 10, which yields MEIHKILSTTNKAIACLLFLTLTIVFTTSARTLDEQPEVPVVPPESDNAVDDTVTSVPPLPTPLAPTQPNPTGAASTSATISNPGHTLSFFMHDILGGTNPSARAVTGIVSNPAVSGQVPFAKPNGANLPINNGVPQNSNNNGLINNNNLPFLTGLGGTTQPVVQNNGNNFNNAFNLPLSNGGNLPSGSTLQQLMFGTITVIDDELTEGHDLRSSFVGKAQGFYVASSLDGTSQTMAFTAMFQSGHYADSLSFFGVLRTGVSESQLAIMGGTGKYVNAQGYAIIKIIPSTNQNTTDGVETLLEFVVYVSY from the coding sequence ATGGAAATTCACAAAATTCTCTCTACCACAAACAAGGCCATAGCCTGTCTTCTGTTCCTCACTCTTACCATTGTATTTACTACCTCAGCTAGAACCCTGGATGAGCAGCCAGAGGTACCTGTTGTTCCCCCGGAGTCAGACAATGCAGTCGATGATACTGTCACCAGTGTTCCACCACTACCTACACCATTAGCACCCACACAGCCTAATCCAACTGGGGCTGCAAGCACTAGTGCCACGATAAGTAATCCTGGTCATACCTTAAGCTTCTTCATGCATGACATTCTTGGTGGAACAAACCCCTCGGCTAGAGCCGTGACTGGCATAGTCAGCAACCCGGCAGTCTCTGGCCAAGTCCCATTTGCCAAACCTAATGGTGCAAACCTCCCAATAAATAATGGCGTGCCCCAAAATAGCAACAATAACGGccttataaacaacaacaacctaCCTTTCCTCACTGGCCTTGGTGGCACCACACAGCCTGTGGTTCAAAACAATGGTAATAACTTCAACAATGCATTTAACTTGCCACTGAGCAATGGAGGCAATCTTCCATCTGGTTCCACTCTTCAACAGCTCATGTTTGGAACCATCACTGTGATCGACGACGAACTAACCGAAGGGCATGATTTACGGTCAAGTTTTGTAGGTAAGGCACAAGGGTTCTATGTGGCTAGTTCTCTGGATGGTACCAGCCAAACTATGGCATTTACAGCTATGTTTCAGAGTGGTCATTATGCTGATAGCCTTAGCTTTTTCGGGGTTCTCAGAACAGGAGTCTCCGAGTCTCAGCTTGCTATCATGGGTGGAACTGGAAAGTATGTCAATGCTCAGGGTTATGCTATTATTAAGATCATCCCTTCTACCAATCAGAATACGACCGATGGTGTTGAGACCTTGCTGGAGTTCGTTGTTTATGTTAGCTACTAA
- the LOC7457910 gene encoding sulfate transporter 4.1, chloroplastic isoform X1 — MERTFASSSSRDLPTISVPSSSSSSLRPSMPTRPVKIIPLQHPNTTTSPSLNPLPGALFSRWTAKVKRTTLAQWIDTFLPCCRWIRTYKWREYFQPDLMAGLTVGVMLVPQAMSYAKLAGLHPIYGLYTGFIPIFVYAIFGSSRQLAIGPVALVSLLVSNVLGGIVNSSDELYTELAILLAFMVGILECIMALLRLGWLIRFISHSVISGFTSASAIVIALSQAKYFLGYDIVRSSKIVPLIKSIISGAHKFSWPPFVMGSCILAILLVMKHLGKSRKQFRFLRAAGPLTAVVLGTLLVKMFRPSSISLVGEIPQGLPSFSFPKKFEYAKSLIPTAMLITGVAILESVGIAKALAAKNGYELDSSQELFGLGLANIMGSLFSAYPSTGSFSRSAVNNEGGAKTGLSGVVAGIIMGCSLLFLTPLFEYIPQCALAAIVVSAVMGLVDYDEAIFLWRVDKKDFVLWIITSTTTLFLGIEIGVLVGVGASLAFVIQESANPHIAVLGRLPGTTVYRNIEQYPEAYTYNGIVIVRIDAPIYFANISFIKDRLREYEVDADKSSRRGPEVEKIYFVILEMSPITYIDSSAVQALKDLYQEYNSRDIQICISNPNRDVLLTLTKAGIVELLGKERYFVRVHDAVQVCLQHVQSLSQSPKKPDPFAEDKPRIFKRLSKQREEDLSIAELESGDNKTSAPKYTKPHLEPLLSRKS; from the exons ATGGAGAGAACCTTCGCCTCTTCAAGCTCTCGGGATCTCCCCACAATCTCTGTaccctcctcttcctcttcatcacTCAGACCCTCCATGCCGACCCGACCCGTCAAAATCATTCCTCTTCAACATCCAAACACGACGACGTCTCCCTCCTTGAATCCCCTGCCTGGGGCCCTGTTCTCGAGATGGACAGCAAAAGTGAAACGAACCACCCTGGCTCAGTGGATCGACACGTTTCTCCCTTGTTGCCGTTGGATTAGAACTTATAAATGGCGCGAGTATTTCCAGCCTGATCTCATGGCCGGTCTCACCGTCGGTGTCATGCTCGTTCCCCAG GCAATGTCTTATGCAAAATTGGCAGGACTGCACCCAATTTATGGATTAT ACACTGGTTTTATACCGATATTTGTGTATGCCATATTTGGGTCATCTCGGCAACTTGCAATTGGACCGGTGGCATTGGTTTCTCTGCTAGTCTCTAATGTACTGGGTGGAATTGTCAATTCATCTGATGAGTTATACACAGAACTTGCGATATTGTTGGCATTTATGGTTGGAATATTGGAATGCATAATGGCACTTTTGAG GCTTGGATGGCTTATCCGCTTCATCAGCCACTCTGTGATTTCTGGCTTCACTAGTGCTTCAGCCATTGTTATTGCACTGTCCCAAGCAAAGTATTTCTTGGGGTATGATATTGTACGAAGTAGCAAGATTGTGCCGTTGATTAAAAGCATAATATCTGGAGCACATAAG TTCTCTTGGCCTCCTTTTGTGATGGGATCTTGCATTCTTGCAATACTTTTGGTCATGAAACATTTG ggaaAATCAAGGAAGCAGTTCAGGTTCCTACGGGCAGCAGGTCCACTTACAGCAGTTGTTTTGGGTACACTTCTTGTGAAAATGTTTCGTCCATCCTCGATTTCTTTG GTAGGAGAGATACCCCAGGGACTCCCAAGCTTCTCTTTTCCGAAAAAATTCGAGTATGCAAAGTCTTTAATTCCAACAGCAATGCTTATTACTGGAGTAGCCATATTG GAATCTGTTGGGATTGCTAAAGCATTGGCAGCAAAGAATGGGTATGAGTTGGATTCAAGTCAAGAG TTGTTCGGTCTTGGTTTGGCCAATATCATGGGCTCATTATTTTCAGCATACCCTTCAACAG GCTCATTTTCTAGGTCAGCTGTAAATAATGAAGGTGGGGCTAAAACCGGCTTATCTGGAGTTGTAGCTGGAATAATTATGGGCTGTTCTCTTTTATTCTTGACTCCGTTATTTGAATACATACCACAG TGTGCTCTAGCTGCAATAGTAGTATCTGCTGTGATGGGCCTG GTGGATTATGATGAGGCTATCTTCTTATGGCGTGTGGATAAGAAAGATTTTGTTCTTTGGATCATTACCAGTACTACAACATTGTTCCTTGGGATTGAGATTGGTGTCCTTGTTGGG GTTGGTGCATCACTTGCTTTTGTCATCCAAGAATCTGCAAATCCACACATTG CTGTCTTGGGACGTCTTCCTGGCACCACCGTCTACAGAAATATTGAACAGTATCCAGAAGCATATACTTACAATGGAATTGTAATTGTTCGCATTGATGCACCCATCTATTTTGCTAATATAAGTTTCATAAAAGACAG GTTACGGGAATACGAAGTTGATGCTGACAAATCTTCCAGACGTGGACCAGAAGTTGAAAagatttattttgtgattttagaGATGTCAC CTATTACATACATAGACTCCAGTGCTGTTCAAGCATTGAAAGACTTGTACCAGGAGTACAATTCACGGGACATTCAG ATCTGTATTTCCAATCCAAACCGAGATGTTCTGCTGACCTTAACAAAAGCTGGTATTGTAGAGCTGCTTGGTAAGGAGCGGTACTTTGTGAGAGTGCATGATGCTGTTCAAGTTTGCCTTCAGCATGTTCAGAGCTTAAGCCAATCTCCTAAGAAACCAGATCCTTTTGCTGAGGATAAACCAAGAATCTTTAAAAGGTTATCGAAGCAGAGGGAAGAGGATTTATCAATAGCAGAGTTAGAGTCAGGTGATAATAAAACCTCTGCTCCCAAGTATACAAAGCCGCACTTGGAGCCATTGTTGTCTCGAAAGTCTTGA
- the LOC7457910 gene encoding sulfate transporter 4.1, chloroplastic isoform X2, with translation MERTFASSSSRDLPTISVPSSSSSSLRPSMPTRPVKIIPLQHPNTTTSPSLNPLPGALFSRWTAKVKRTTLAQWIDTFLPCCRWIRTYKWREYFQPDLMAGLTVGVMLVPQAMSYAKLAGLHPIYGLYTGFIPIFVYAIFGSSRQLAIGPVALVSLLVSNVLGGIVNSSDELYTELAILLAFMVGILECIMALLRLGWLIRFISHSVISGFTSASAIVIALSQAKYFLGYDIVRSSKIVPLIKSIISGAHKFSWPPFVMGSCILAILLVMKHLGKSRKQFRFLRAAGPLTAVVLGTLLVKMFRPSSISLVGEIPQGLPSFSFPKKFEYAKSLIPTAMLITGVAILESVGIAKALAAKNGYELDSSQELFGLGLANIMGSLFSAYPSTGSFSRSAVNNEGGAKTGLSGVVAGIIMGCSLLFLTPLFEYIPQVDYDEAIFLWRVDKKDFVLWIITSTTTLFLGIEIGVLVGVGASLAFVIQESANPHIAVLGRLPGTTVYRNIEQYPEAYTYNGIVIVRIDAPIYFANISFIKDRLREYEVDADKSSRRGPEVEKIYFVILEMSPITYIDSSAVQALKDLYQEYNSRDIQICISNPNRDVLLTLTKAGIVELLGKERYFVRVHDAVQVCLQHVQSLSQSPKKPDPFAEDKPRIFKRLSKQREEDLSIAELESGDNKTSAPKYTKPHLEPLLSRKS, from the exons ATGGAGAGAACCTTCGCCTCTTCAAGCTCTCGGGATCTCCCCACAATCTCTGTaccctcctcttcctcttcatcacTCAGACCCTCCATGCCGACCCGACCCGTCAAAATCATTCCTCTTCAACATCCAAACACGACGACGTCTCCCTCCTTGAATCCCCTGCCTGGGGCCCTGTTCTCGAGATGGACAGCAAAAGTGAAACGAACCACCCTGGCTCAGTGGATCGACACGTTTCTCCCTTGTTGCCGTTGGATTAGAACTTATAAATGGCGCGAGTATTTCCAGCCTGATCTCATGGCCGGTCTCACCGTCGGTGTCATGCTCGTTCCCCAG GCAATGTCTTATGCAAAATTGGCAGGACTGCACCCAATTTATGGATTAT ACACTGGTTTTATACCGATATTTGTGTATGCCATATTTGGGTCATCTCGGCAACTTGCAATTGGACCGGTGGCATTGGTTTCTCTGCTAGTCTCTAATGTACTGGGTGGAATTGTCAATTCATCTGATGAGTTATACACAGAACTTGCGATATTGTTGGCATTTATGGTTGGAATATTGGAATGCATAATGGCACTTTTGAG GCTTGGATGGCTTATCCGCTTCATCAGCCACTCTGTGATTTCTGGCTTCACTAGTGCTTCAGCCATTGTTATTGCACTGTCCCAAGCAAAGTATTTCTTGGGGTATGATATTGTACGAAGTAGCAAGATTGTGCCGTTGATTAAAAGCATAATATCTGGAGCACATAAG TTCTCTTGGCCTCCTTTTGTGATGGGATCTTGCATTCTTGCAATACTTTTGGTCATGAAACATTTG ggaaAATCAAGGAAGCAGTTCAGGTTCCTACGGGCAGCAGGTCCACTTACAGCAGTTGTTTTGGGTACACTTCTTGTGAAAATGTTTCGTCCATCCTCGATTTCTTTG GTAGGAGAGATACCCCAGGGACTCCCAAGCTTCTCTTTTCCGAAAAAATTCGAGTATGCAAAGTCTTTAATTCCAACAGCAATGCTTATTACTGGAGTAGCCATATTG GAATCTGTTGGGATTGCTAAAGCATTGGCAGCAAAGAATGGGTATGAGTTGGATTCAAGTCAAGAG TTGTTCGGTCTTGGTTTGGCCAATATCATGGGCTCATTATTTTCAGCATACCCTTCAACAG GCTCATTTTCTAGGTCAGCTGTAAATAATGAAGGTGGGGCTAAAACCGGCTTATCTGGAGTTGTAGCTGGAATAATTATGGGCTGTTCTCTTTTATTCTTGACTCCGTTATTTGAATACATACCACAG GTGGATTATGATGAGGCTATCTTCTTATGGCGTGTGGATAAGAAAGATTTTGTTCTTTGGATCATTACCAGTACTACAACATTGTTCCTTGGGATTGAGATTGGTGTCCTTGTTGGG GTTGGTGCATCACTTGCTTTTGTCATCCAAGAATCTGCAAATCCACACATTG CTGTCTTGGGACGTCTTCCTGGCACCACCGTCTACAGAAATATTGAACAGTATCCAGAAGCATATACTTACAATGGAATTGTAATTGTTCGCATTGATGCACCCATCTATTTTGCTAATATAAGTTTCATAAAAGACAG GTTACGGGAATACGAAGTTGATGCTGACAAATCTTCCAGACGTGGACCAGAAGTTGAAAagatttattttgtgattttagaGATGTCAC CTATTACATACATAGACTCCAGTGCTGTTCAAGCATTGAAAGACTTGTACCAGGAGTACAATTCACGGGACATTCAG ATCTGTATTTCCAATCCAAACCGAGATGTTCTGCTGACCTTAACAAAAGCTGGTATTGTAGAGCTGCTTGGTAAGGAGCGGTACTTTGTGAGAGTGCATGATGCTGTTCAAGTTTGCCTTCAGCATGTTCAGAGCTTAAGCCAATCTCCTAAGAAACCAGATCCTTTTGCTGAGGATAAACCAAGAATCTTTAAAAGGTTATCGAAGCAGAGGGAAGAGGATTTATCAATAGCAGAGTTAGAGTCAGGTGATAATAAAACCTCTGCTCCCAAGTATACAAAGCCGCACTTGGAGCCATTGTTGTCTCGAAAGTCTTGA
- the LOC7469796 gene encoding dirigent protein 24, whose translation MAKPLFVTTTALKAIVYLFLIAMTLSYANSARILDELEPKNPAVVSPPATTTVPAPTTTLPSGQVQATTPTTVEDDQADPPLPDETEAPVTVAAPVDNAAPVAPPITDAAPVAPPVTDAAPVAPPVTVAAPLPVGPINTATRPPNGPAPVVATSDTEAKPAGPQTTTTTSPPLSFFMHDILGGSPASNRIVTGIIARTDINGIPFSQPNNNIFPLQDGTPLVNINNLINPNTAPLLTGLTGAQTNTLLQNTGNNNNVVNSNNQPFVTAGNFPAGSALQKLMFGSITVVDDELTEGHELGSAVIGKAQGFYLASSLDGTSHTMAFSVLLHGGENHGEIEDTISFFGVHRTATPDSQIAVIGGTGKYENAKGYASVETLPQVDQHTTDGVDTIMHFNVYLSG comes from the coding sequence atggCTAAACCTCTCTTCGTTACCACTACAGCGCTCAAGGCCATTGTCTATCTTTTCCTGATAGCCATGACTCTCTCCTATGCCAACTCAGCAAGAATCCTTGATGAGTTGGAACCCAAAAATCCAGCTGTTGTTAGCCCTCCTGCAACAACAACAGTCCCAGCTCCGACGACTACATTGCCGAGTGGCCAAGTCCAAGCGACCACTCCCACCACCGTTGAAGATGATCAAGCAGACCCTCCTCTTCCTGATGAAACTGAAGCCCCTGTCACTGTGGCAGCACCAGTTGATAATGCAGCACCAGTTGCTCCTCCAATCACAGATGCAGCACCAGTTGCTCCTCCAGTCACAGATGCAGCACCAGTTGCTCCTCCAGTCACAGTGGCAGCACCACTACCTGTAGGTCCCATCAACACCGCCACCAGGCCACCAAATGGGCCAGCCCCTGTAGTGGCCACGAGTGACACCGAAGCAAAACCTGCTGGCCCACAAACCACCACCACAACTTCTCCTCCATTGTCCTTCTTCATGCATGACATCCTAGGAGGATCCCCCGCATCAAATAGGATCGTCACCGGGATCATCGCCCGCACTGACATCAATGGCATTCCTTTCTCCCAGCCAAACAATAACATTTTCCCACTCCAAGATGGGACCCCACTAGTCAACATTAACAACCTCATAAATCCAAACACTGCTCCACTCCTTACAGGCCTAACAGGTGCCCAAACCAACACGTTACTTCAAAACAcaggcaacaacaacaacgttGTCAATAGCAACAACCAGCCTTTTGTCACTGCTGGCAATTTCCCAGCTGGGTCCGCATTACAAAAGCTCATGTTTGGCTCGATCACAGTCGTCGATGATGAATTAACAGAAGGACATGAGTTGGGGTCTGCTGTGATTGGGAAGGCTCAGGGATTTTACCTGGCTAGTTCGTTGGACGGTACTAGCCATACAATGGCATTTTCAGTGTTATTACATGGAGGAGAAAATCATGGTGAGATTGAAGATACTATTAGTTTCTTTGGGGTACATAGGACAGCAACACCTGATTCACAGATTGCAGTAATTGGTGGCACTGGAAAGTATGAGAATGCGAAAGGGTATGCTTCTGTTGAGACTCTTCCACAGGTGGATCAGCACACAACCGACGGTGTGGATACAATAATGCATTTCAATGTTTACCTATCTGGGTAG
- the LOC7469797 gene encoding glutathione S-transferase DHAR2 isoform X1 yields the protein MALEICVKAAVGAPNILGDCPFCQRVLLSLEEKKIPYKSHLINLGDKPQWFLEISPEGKVPVVKIDDKWVADSDVIVGILEEKNPEPPLATPPEFASVGSKIFPSFVKFLKSKDPNDGTEQALLEELKALDGHLKVHGPFIAGEKITAVDLSLAPKLYHLEVALGHFKNWTIPDNLTHVLNYIKLLFSRESFKKTRAAEEHVIAGWEPKVNA from the exons ATGGCTTTAGAGATCTGTGTCAAAGCTGCTGTTGGTGCCCCTAATATTCTCGGAGATT GCCCATTTTGCCAGAGAGTTCTGTTGAGTctggaagagaagaaaattccATACAAGTCTCATCTCATCAATCTGGGTGATAAACCTCAGTG gtttttggagATAAGCCCGGAAGGAAAGGTCCCAGTGGTGAAAATTGATGACAAATGGGTCGCAGATTCTGACGTGATTGTTGGTATCTTAGAGGAGAAAAACCCTGAACCCCCTCTTGCCACTCCTCCGGAATTTGCCTCTGT GGGTTCGAAGATATTCCCATCTTTTGTTAAGTTCTTGAAGAGCAAGGATCCCAATGATGGAACTGAGCAGGCTTTGCTTGAGGAATTGAAGGCATTGGATGGGCATCTCAAGGTGCAC GGTCCTTTCATTGCTGGGGAAAAGATCACAGCAGTGGATTTGAGCTTGGCTCCGAAGCTTTACCATCTTGAGGTTGCTCTTGGCCATTTCAAGAACTGGACTATCCCTGACAATTTGACACATGTCctcaactacattaag TTGTTGTTCTCCCGTGAATCTTTCAAGAAGACAAGAGCTGCCGAGGAACATGTCATTGCTGGATGGGAGCCAAAGGTCAACGCATGA
- the LOC7469797 gene encoding glutathione S-transferase DHAR2 isoform X2: MALEICVKAAVGAPNILGDCPFCQRVLLSLEEKKIPYKSHLINLGDKPQWFLEISPEGKVPVVKIDDKWVADSDVIVGILEEKNPEPPLATPPEFASVGSKIFPSFVKFLKSKDPNDGTEQALLEELKALDGHLKGPFIAGEKITAVDLSLAPKLYHLEVALGHFKNWTIPDNLTHVLNYIKLLFSRESFKKTRAAEEHVIAGWEPKVNA, encoded by the exons ATGGCTTTAGAGATCTGTGTCAAAGCTGCTGTTGGTGCCCCTAATATTCTCGGAGATT GCCCATTTTGCCAGAGAGTTCTGTTGAGTctggaagagaagaaaattccATACAAGTCTCATCTCATCAATCTGGGTGATAAACCTCAGTG gtttttggagATAAGCCCGGAAGGAAAGGTCCCAGTGGTGAAAATTGATGACAAATGGGTCGCAGATTCTGACGTGATTGTTGGTATCTTAGAGGAGAAAAACCCTGAACCCCCTCTTGCCACTCCTCCGGAATTTGCCTCTGT GGGTTCGAAGATATTCCCATCTTTTGTTAAGTTCTTGAAGAGCAAGGATCCCAATGATGGAACTGAGCAGGCTTTGCTTGAGGAATTGAAGGCATTGGATGGGCATCTCAAG GGTCCTTTCATTGCTGGGGAAAAGATCACAGCAGTGGATTTGAGCTTGGCTCCGAAGCTTTACCATCTTGAGGTTGCTCTTGGCCATTTCAAGAACTGGACTATCCCTGACAATTTGACACATGTCctcaactacattaag TTGTTGTTCTCCCGTGAATCTTTCAAGAAGACAAGAGCTGCCGAGGAACATGTCATTGCTGGATGGGAGCCAAAGGTCAACGCATGA